A DNA window from Daucus carota subsp. sativus chromosome 3, DH1 v3.0, whole genome shotgun sequence contains the following coding sequences:
- the LOC108212437 gene encoding uncharacterized protein LOC108212437: MNIEICCHARSLKYLFKYCFKGHDTATVHVSGRKKRVSQQNGDQAIDEIDAYFDGRYICGAESAYRIFGFPIHHRTISVERLPFHLPGQKNCTFHSNQPLDKVADREKYRFSKLEAFFELCKVNVAAQKYTYQEIPEHFVWDDGQRKWNPRKRGFQIGRLSYTYHSSGEVWFMRLLLTKVRGPTSFESLRTVDGICHDSFRDACKEYGLLDDDKEWHEVLNQCSNGGLPPQIRQLFVHIIVNCKVTDLLQLWTSHWKQMVDDIVLKRRRLNNDDTLMLDDKQLQFYALAKIDDLLRSIGKSLRNFPQLPQPPENYLNHGSNNLIIEETNYNINKMEKENQKLLSTMNGEQLSVYNAIIESVGKNEGGLYFVHGSGGCGKTFLWRTLISKLRSQGDIVLPVASSGIAATLMPGGRTAHSRFKIPIVLDEFSICGIGSKSDIAELIRHTKLIIWDEAPMQHRFAFECLDRSLRDIMRSVDESRASLPFGGITVVLGGDFRQILLVIPHGDRAEILGACITRSRLWNICKIFILKRNMRLNTGTSQEEIDELNEFAKWVLATGDGRLEVDEEAKSLFDEHGIQVPLQFCDLENDNTVENMIRSIYPDFIQNSSNAKYLSERAILTPTNQTVGQLNSLIVDMIPGEAVTYYSVDSAEEFGGTDEDLNSAFPVEYLNSLSVPGLPVHDLKLKVGAVVMLMRNLNQTLGLCNGTRMIVTKCLKFCVECEVICGSFSGTRHFIPRMELSPSDSVLPFKLVRKQMPLQICYAMTINKSQGQSLKTVGLFLPKPVFTLVNSM; encoded by the exons ATGAATATCGAGATTTGTTGTCATGCACGTAGTCTGAAATACCTTTTCAAGTATTGCTTTAAAGGGCATGATACTGCAACTGTACATGTCAGCGGAAGGAAGAAGAGAGTTTCACAGCAGAATGGAGATCAGGCTATAGATGAAATTGATGCATATTTTGATGGTCGCTACATTTGCGGTGCAGAGTCTGCCTATCGGATTTTTGGTTTTCCTATACACCATCGCACTATATCTGTTGAGCGCCTGCCATTCCATTTACCAGGTCAGAAGAATTGCACATTCCATTCTAACCAGCCATTAGACAAGGTTGCTGATCGTGAGAAGTATAGGTTCAGCAAGCTTGAAGCATTTTTTGAACTATGTAAAGTTAATGTGGCTGCTCAGAAATACACTTATCAAGAAATTCCAGAGCATTTTGTTTGGGATGATGGTCAGAGGAAATGGAATCCAAGGAAAAGAGGTTTTCAGATTGGACGTCTTTCCTACACATATCATAGTAGTGGTGAAGTTTGGTTTATGCGTTTATTGCTCACCAAAGTGCGCGGTCCTACTTCGTTCGAAAGTCTGAGAACCGTAGATGGAATCTGCCATGATTCTTTTCGTGATGCGTGCAAAGAGTATGGTTTGCTCGATGATGACAAAGAATGGCATGAAGTGTTAAATCAATGTTCAAATGGTGGTTTACCTCCGCAGATTAGGCAGCTTTTTGTGCACATTATTGTGAACTGCAAGGTCACTGATTTATTACAGTTGTGGACATCTCATTGGAAGCAAATGGTTGATGATATTGTTTTAAAGAGAAGGCGTTTAAATAATGATGATACTCTCATGTTGGACGACAAACAACTGCAGTTTTATGCTCTTGCAA AGATTGATGACTTACTTAGGTCGATAGGAAAATCTTTAAGGAATTTTCCTCAACTGCCTCAACCACCAGAGAACTACCTCAATCATGGAAGTAATAACCTGATTATAGAAGAAACCAACTACAACATTAATAAGATGGAAAAAGAAAACCAGAAGTTGCTTTCTACCATGAATGGCGAACAGTTATCTGTGTACAACGCAATAATAGAATCTGTTGGGAAGAACGAAGGTGGACTCTATTTTGTTCATGGAAGTGGTGGTTGTGGGAAGACCTTCCTTTGGAGGACTTTGATTTCCAAGTTAAGATCTCAAGGAGACATTGTCCTACCGGTTGCATCTTCTGGGATCGCTGCCACACTGATGCCAGGCGGTCGAACCGCACATTCCAGGTTTAAAATACCTATTGTATTGGATGAATTTTCTATTTGTGGTATAGGCAGTAAATCAGACATTGCTGAGTTAATTAGGCATACCAAACTTATTATTTGGGACGAGGCTCCAATGCAACACAGGTTTGCCTTTGAATGTTTGGATAGGTCTTTGAGAGATATTATGAGGTCTGTTGATGAAAGTCGTGCATCTCTTCCTTTTGGAGGAATTACAGTAGTCCTAGGTGGAGATTTTCGTCAAATACTTCTAGTTATACCTCATGGAGACAGAGCTGAGATATTGGGAGCATGTATAACCAGATCAAGGCTTTGGAATATTTGCAAAATCTTTATTCTAAAAAGGAACATGCGTCTCAACACCGGTACATCTCAGGAAGAAATTGATGAATTAAATGAATTTGCCAAATGGGTACTTGCAACAGGAGATGGTAGGTTGGAGGTTGATGAAGAAGCAAAATCTCTTTTTGATGAGCATGGAATTCAAGTACCACTGCAGTTCTGTGACTTGGAAAATGACAACACAGTAGAGAACATGATTCGTAGCATCTATCCTGATTTTATACAGAATTCCAGTAATGCAAAGTATTTGAGTGAAAGAGCCATCTTGACTCCTACAAACCAAACCGTTGGCCAACTAAATTCTCTCATTGTTGATATGATACCAGGTGAGGCAGTAACTTATTATAGTGTTGATAGTGCTGAAGAATTTGGTGGGACAGACGAGGACTTGAATTCTGCCTTCCCTGTTGAGTACCTGAATTCGCTCTCAGTTCCAGGGTTGCCTGTTCATGATTTGAAGCTCAAAGTTGGCGCAGTTGTGATGCTAATGAGGAATTTGAATCAAACACTAGGACTCTGCAATGGGACTAGAATGATTGTGACCAAGTGCTTGAAATTTTGTGTAGAGTGTGAGGTCATTTGTGGATCTTTTTCTGGAACTCGACACTTCATTCCCCGCATGGAGTTAAGTCCAAGTGATTCTGTGTTACCTTTCAAGTTGGTGAGGAAGCAAATGCCCCTGCAAATCTGCTACGCCATGACGATAAATAAATCTCAGGGACAATCTTTAAAAACTGTT
- the LOC108215224 gene encoding superoxide dismutase [Mn], mitochondrial codes for MAFRTLVTKKSVRSSFGQIRALQTTAFTLPDLDYDYGALEPAISGEIMKLHHQKHHQTYVTNYNKALEQLDAAVSKSDSASIAKLHSALIFNGGGHINHSIFWKNLAPATKGGGEPPKGSFGGAIDSQFGTLEALVQKMNAEGAALQGSGWVWLGLDKELKRLVVETTANQDPLVSNGANLVPLLGIDVWEHAYYLQYKNVRPDYLKNIWKVINWKFAGEVYEKECPST; via the exons ATGGCATTCCGAACCCTAGTTACCAAGAAGAGCGTGCGGTCAAGTTTTGGGCAGATAAGGGCACTACAGACGACGGCGTTTACTCTACCGGACCTGGATTACGACTATGGTGCACTAGAGCCGGCAATTAGTGGTGAGATAATGAAGCTGCATCACCAGAAGCATCACCAGACTTATGTTACCAATTACAACAAAGCTCTCGAACAGCTCGATGCTGCTGTCTCTAAATCTGATTCTGCTAGTATTGCTAAACTCCACTCCGCCCTCATATTTAACGGTGGAg GTCATATCAATCATTCGATTTTCTGGAAAAATCTTGCTCCAGCCACG AAAGGAGGTGGCGAGCCTCCTAAGGGGTCCTTTGGAGGTGCTATAGACTCTCAGTTTGGTACATTGGAGGCGTTAGTTCAGAAGATGAATGCCGAAGGCGCTGCTTTACAGGGTTCCGGATGGGTG TGGCTTGGTTTGGACAAAGAACTGAAAAGGCTGGTAGTAGAGACCACTGCAAATCAG GACCCGCTGGTTAGTAATGGAGCTAATTTGGTTCCCCTTCTTGGTATTGATGTATGGGAACATGCCTACTACTTGCAG TACAAAAATGTTAGGCCAGATTACCTGAAGAACATATGGAAAGTCATCAACTGGAAATTTGCTGGTGAAGTTTATGAAAAAGAGTGTCCTTCAACTTGA